From one Esox lucius isolate fEsoLuc1 chromosome 11, fEsoLuc1.pri, whole genome shotgun sequence genomic stretch:
- the zgc:92162 gene encoding group 10 secretory phospholipase A2, whose protein sequence is MSALYRIILLFPVVMASLALQSSPRTKRGLLELAGVIKCSTGRSALAYMMYGCYCGLGGQGWPRDQADWCCHKHDCCYGDAETAGCHTKTRQYKWKCDDKTVECDDLKEKCERILCKCDREAAKCLRRAPFIQKYAMWPDFLCGYTHPTCNLY, encoded by the exons ATGTCTGCTCTTTATCGGATAATTTTGCTGTTCCCCG TGGTTATGGCCTCGCTGGCGCTGCAAAGTTCCCCGCGGACTAAGAGGGGGCTACTGGAGCTGGCGGGAGTCATCAAGTGCAGCACAGGCAGATCAGCCCTGGCATACATGATGTATGGTTGCTACTGCGGACTAGGGGGTCAGGGCTGGCCCAGGGACCAAGCAGACTG GTGTTGCCACAAACATGACTGCTGCTATGGAGACGCAGAAACTGCAGGTTGCCATACCAAGACAAGACAGTATAAATGGAAATGTGATGACAAGACCGTAGAATGTG ATGATCTCAAGGAAAAATGTGAGAGAATTCTCTGTAAATGTGACAGAGAGGCAGCCAAATGCTTGAGAAGAGCACCATTCATTCAGAAATACGCTATGTGGCCAGACTTTCTCTGTGGTTATACACATCCAACATGCAATTTATACTAA